From the genome of uncultured Bacteroides sp.:
GTTTTTTCTTCTAAAGAAGAGTCTGTTTAAATTTTAGTCAATAGCATCTTAATATTTGCCAGTTTAACCATTTCCTCTGCTGAATCGAATGTTAATTCATCGTTTCGGTAGAGTCTTCTATAATTGTAAAAACAAGAAAATCATTTTCAACCATCACTCCCTCACCCAAAAAGTATAAGCATCTAATATTTAAATGATTAAAATGCATAAAACAAAAATCATCCCTCACTAATCCCTCACTTTATCCCTCACTTTTAAGCTCATCCCTCACTCTTTTTAAATATTAGGACATAGAAAAATGGCCTTTTACAATTAAGATCGTTATCTTTGTAGCATCAATCATACTATTTTTTTAACCAGCATATTGCTCTTAACTGACTTACCATGCGAATTCAAGTTTCTGCTCCTGCCCAGGTTTGTACCGACATTCAGTTGCCGGCTTCAAAAAGTATAAGTAACCGTGCATTAATTATTAACGCGCTTGCCAAGGGTGCCTATAAACCGGAAAATCTATCCGATTGCGATGATACAAATGTAATGGTAAAAGCACTAAGCTCTCAGGATGAAACAATAGATATTATGGCGGCAGGTACTGCCATGCGCTTTCTCACTGCTTTTCTTTCGGTAACAGATGGAACAAGAGTAATTACAGGAACCGAGCGTATGCAGCAACGTCCCATTGAGATTCTGGTCAACGCACTGAAAATGCTGGGAGCTGAAATAAAATATGAACGAAGCAATGGATTTCCTCCGTTGCGCATTAGCGGAAAACCACTGGAAGGTGGTGCCATCTCTCTAAAAGGAAATGTAAGTTCACAGTATATCTCTGCGCTGCTGATGATTGCCCCTATTCTTAAAAACGGGCTAAGAATGACTCTTACTGGTGATATTATCTCCAAACCATATATCAATCTGACGCTGCAATTAATGAAAGATTTTGGTGCAGAAGCTGAATGGTTGTATGATAACTGCATTGAGGTGCTTCCAAAACCTTATACTTCTGTGCCATTTACAGTGGAATCCGACTGGTCGGCTGCTTCTTACTGGTATCAGATGGCGGCTCTTGCTCCCCAAGCTGAAATTCAACTGAATGGTTTGTTTGCGGATAGCTATCAGGGAGATAGCAAGGTGGCAGAATTATTCACCGAATTAGGAGTTGAAACTATTTTTAATTCCAAGGGAGCTCTGCTCAGAAAAACGGGAGTTTGCTGCGAACAAATGGAGTATAACTTTATTAATGAACCCGATCTTACGCAGACATTCGCGGTAACTTGCGCCGTAATGGGTATTCCTTTCCGCTTCTCGGGACTGCATACCCTGAAGATTAAAGAAACCGACCGTATAGCTGCATTGATTATTGAACTGGGTAAACTAGGATATGTGCTGAAGGAAACCGGAAAAGCTACATTATATTGGGATGGTGAACGCCAATCAGTGCCTGCAACTCCTGCAATAAAGACTTACGAAGATCACCGCATGGCAATGGCTTTTGCTCCGGCTTGTCTGAGAATTCCTTCCATCACGATCTGTGATCCTCAAGTGGTTTCAAAATCTTATCCTCATTACTGGGAAGATTTAACCAAGGCCGGTTTTTCTATTCAACAGGAAGATTAACAAAGCTCTTATTACCGGATTCGGGATAAAAGGTCTGTTATAAGAGAACACAACCGGTATTAAGTAATTTGCTGGCCGGAGTTAAGGCAAAACGAAAGGATACATTCTGCACAAGTAGTAGACTAAAACTATAAAAAGTGTACACATAAATAAGATTTAGTGTACACCTTTTTATAATTACCTCTACTTTATTTTAGAAAACTCCCGAGGAAGTTTACTCTAACTCTCCTTAGTTATGAACTAAAGTCCCTATATCTTCTCCTTCAATAACCTTTTTCAAATTGCCAACAGTATCCATATCGAACACAACAATAGGCAAGTTGTTTTCCTTGCACATAGTTGTAGCGGTAAGATCCATTACTTTCAATCCGCGAGTATAGATTTCATCGTATGTAATTTCCTTGAATTTTGTCGCAGTCTTGTCCTTTTCTGGGTCGGCTGTATAGATACCATCTACACGAGTACCTTTAAGCATTACATCTGCCTCTATTTCAATTCCGCGCAATGACGAACCGGTATCTGTTGTAAAGAATGGATTTCCTGTACCTGCCGAGAAGATCGCTACTTCTCCGGCCTCTAAAGTTTCAATAGCTTTCCATTTATTATAGAACTCACCGATCGGCTCCATACGAACTGCTGTAAGCACTCTGCTTTTCACACCAACAGATCCGAGAGCAGAGCTCAAAGCCAGACTGTTAATAACTGTTGCAAGCATGCCCATCTGGTCACCCTTCACACGGTCGAAACCTTTGGATGCTCCGGTCAGTCCACGGAAGATATTTCCACCACCAATAACAATTCCAATCTGTACGCCAAGCTCGTGAATCTCCTTTATTTGCTGGGCATATTCACCTAAACGAGTTTCATCAATACCATATTGTTTTTCTCCCATCAAGCTTTCGCCGCTTAGCTTCAGAAGAATTCTTTTATATTTAACCATATTTCTAAATGTTTAATTTCGGCAAACTTACATAAAAATCTCCACTTAAAATACACTTGTCATCGATTAATTAATATCTTTGTATTGAATCTAAACAAAAGACGTGTATGAGAATAAACTTTACTATTCTAATTTCTTTTTTCTTATTGTTCTCTAAGTCGCTTTCTGCACAGACTGTAGAGCAGATTATGCCAAACATATCTCATGCTTTGGCCGAGCAGCATTGGAATGAAGCAAGCAATCTATTTCATATAGCTGTTGATAAGGATCTTTATAAATCAGAAAAATTCTTTCTGGATAGTATCTCTTTAAACTGTCCTGCACGTGCTGAAATGCTTTACCAATTAGGTTTTTATTGCAAGCATACCCGCAATTATGAAAAAGCTTATGTTTATTACAAAGAATTGTTACAACTAAAGCCAAATGACGTTTCATATCTTGTTCCTTGCGCTGAACTGGAAGTTGTTCTGGGGAAGGAAGATGATGCTTTAAAATCTTATGAGAAGATTCTTGCACTGGACAATAATAATCTGGCTGCCAACATTTATATTGGAAACTACTATTTCTTTACTGCCGACAAAGAAAAACGAACGCTGGATAAAGAGTTTAAGAAGGTGGAAACACCAACGAGAATGCAATATGCGAATTATAGAAATGAGCTGGCACGTTTGGTTACCACCGAATATGAGAAAGCCAAAGCTCATCTGGAAAAGGTTATCAGTCAGTTTCCTTCTTCCGAAGCAAAGAAAACACTGGATAAAATTCATTCAGTAGAATTGGAATCAAATAAATAAGCTTTATTTGTTAATATAAAAATAGCGGTCTGCCTTGAGTAATCAGGACAGACCGCTATTTCTTTATTAATATATATTTTGTATTCTGTAGAATTAACTATAGTATAAACCGTACTTCTTTAAATAAATAGGCCCTTTCTTCGCCCGACACTGTACTCAGAATCAAAACTCCTCCGGGTGCAATACGTGTAATTTTGGCAGAGAATTCGCCATTTTTGTCTGCATATCGATGAAAACCTTCTTTCCTAAATAATGAATTAAAATATCGGCTACAGATTTTTTCTGCCTCTCCTTTTCGTAGCAATTCGTAATAAGCAGAAAGGCGATGAAGTATGTCGGTCAGAATCTCTTCTTTATCCTGAATATCTCCGGTGATTGTTTTCAGGGATATCGGGTTTGGTGCATTACTCACAAACACATCCTGATTGATATTAATCCCTATTCCAAGAATACTGTGATAAAGCATCATACCTGCAATGTCGTTTTCAATCAACATTCCACAGATTTTTTGTTTATTCCAGTAAATATCGTTGGGCCACTTAATACTAAATCCGGGAGCAAAACGGTCGAGCGATTCTTTTATCGCAAGGCTAGTTATCTGGGAAATAAGGAACTGTTCCCTCGCCTGAACAAAATCGGGCTTCAGCAAGACAGAGAAAAGCAGATTCTTACCCTGTTCACTTTCCCATGAATTCCCCATTTGGCCTCTCCCAGCCGACTGGTATTCGGTTACTACTGTTGTAAACTCGGGTACTGCCTGGTTGGAAAATAAATCACGGAGGTAGACGTTTGTAGAACGAGTCTCCTCTAACCTGATAATATTATATTTCATAGTTTAAGGCAATGCATCATACTCGGCACGTAGCTTCCGGGTAAATTTCTTTATAACTTCTTCGTAGGAATGGTCAATGAGTTGCTTTATCAAAGAATCGCCAACACTCCCATCGAACATTACCTGATTCCAATACTTCTTATTAAAGTGATAAGCCCCTTCAATACCGGAGTACCTCTCGCGAAGTTCAATGGCATATTCCGGATCACATTTCATTGTTATCTTATCGGGGGTCTCAAGATCCATCAATACAAACATCTTATTCATCACCCGGATAACCAACGTTGTTTCATCGAAAGGGAAATCTTCGGTTACTCCTTTCTTTTGCAAACAATATTCTCTGGCCAATTCTATATCCATAATAAAGTATATTTGATTAAACCATTTAATTATTATTACCAAATGGGAGGATAAAAAGCTTCCTCTATATGTTCAATAGCAAAGGAACCTGCTTCTCCAACAACCGTAATAATATCGAAACGAACCGGCAGGTCGACTTGAAAAAACCTGAGATAAGCATCAGCAGCAGAAACAGTACGCCTTATTTTCATTGGAGTAACCGCATCGTGAGGCTCAGCAAACAGTCTGTTTTTCCGTGTTTTTACCTCTACTATAATCAGCTCGTTATCCTTCTCTGCCACAATATCTATCTCCTTATGTCCCCGCCTCCAGTTTTGGTGACGGATAGCATAACCATGAGTAACAAGATACCTTATAGCTTCCTCTTCTCCGCTTTTTCCTAAAATATTGTGCTCTGCCATAGATTGTTTTTGCAAATTTACTGAATTTATTCTTTGTATTTACAGAAGTAAAAGTAATTTTGCAGATAATATGGGAACAAACGACAGGAAGAGATTTAAAACCGCGGCCAATTTGCCAAAACGTCAGCAGCACATTACTTGTTCATTAAGTGATGAAGAGATGCAGATTGTGGAACGCTATCTTAGTAAATATAAGATAGAAAACAAATCTCGCTGGCTGCGTGAGACTGTTCTTCAGTTTGTATATAAAAATATGGAGGAAGATTACCCTACCCTCTTCGGCGAACACGATATGAGACGTTAATATGCTTGACGATACCTATTTTATGAAACAGGCTTTAGTCGAAGCTAAGAAAGCATTCGACAGAGGAGAGATTCCGGTTGGAGCTATTGTAGTGAGCAAAGAAAGAATTATTGCCCGCGCTCATAATCTTACCGAAACGCTAAACGACGTCACCGCTCACGCAGAAATGCAAGCCATTACCGCTGCAGCAAATGTGCTTGGAGGAAAGTATCTTAACGAATGTACTATTTACGTAACCGTAGAGCCTTGTGTGATGTGTGCCGGAGCTATTGCATGGGCACAGACTGCAAAACTGGTTTTCGGTGCTGAGGATGAGAAAAGAGGTTATCAGAAGTATGCTCCTGATGCACTTCACCCCAAAACTGTTGTTGTAAAAGGTATTTTGAAAGAAGAATGCGCTACGTTGATGAAGAGTTTCTTTCAGAAAAGACGTTAGAAGCTATTCCCAAAGAATTTACTTATCTTCCTTTAACTCTTCAAACTCCACATACTCTCCATCATCTTTATCGAAGATCTTTTTATGCTTTGACTTAGAATCTGAAGCAGCACCGGAAGATGTATCACTATGTGTATTTGATGTTTGATCGCCTCCCCCGAAATTATAGCTTCTTGTATGTGATTTACGACCAAATCCGAAAAGAAGACGAAGAATACCGCTGATAATTGACAAACCAAAAACCAGAACGATTATAATAATGAAAAAGAATAAGCTAAATATAGCACCCATGAGCAAATAAGTTTATTTATAATATAGAGTGATATACAACAAGTGTGCCAAACTCTTTGTTTATTTTTTCTTTCCTGTAATTACTGATAGAAGAATATACCAAACAATTACAGCAGCAAAACCTGCAATACCTAAAAAGATAAGTAGAGGAATGCAAACCAGTAGGAAAATGAAACTCACTTTATTATCTTTCCAGGATAGATTCTTGAACTTTAATGAAAACATCGGAATCTCTGAAACCAAAAGGTATGAGAATATAGCCACAAGAGCAAAGAGATATATAGCATTAAAACTATCTGAAACTAAGAAAGAGTGTGCTCCAACAACCAAAGATCCCCAGAAAAGAGCATTTGCTGGAACCGGAAGCCCGATAAATGAACTGGTCTGTCGCTCATCCACATTGAACTTTGCCAATCTTAACGCCGAGAAAACAGAAATTGCAAAAGCCAGATAAGGGAAATAGTCTTCCACACTTACCAGAAAGGAAGGATAATGCATTTCTTTAAATAAAGAAAATATTATAAGCGAAGGCGCAACTCCAAAGCTAACATCATCGGCCAATGAATCTAATTCTTTACCAATTTTTGAATATGCATGAAGCGAGCGCGCCAGAAATCCGTCAAAGAAATCAAAAACAGCGCTCAATACTATAAAAAGCATCGCCATTTCATATTCTGCTTCAAAAGCCATTACCGCTGCAATACAGCCGGAAAACAAATTTAAGCAAGTAACAGAATTAGGAATGTGACGAGTTATAGAGTTTGCCATTACAATAATTATTTCAGTTTTGCTAATATAGTCTGGTTACCTACTGTCAATTGTCCCATCTTAACAAGCACTTCTGTGCCAAGAGGAAGATAAACATCAACACGGGAACCAAATTTAATAAATCCCATATGCTCATCAATATAACATTCTTCGCCAGCCTCAGCATAAGTTACGATGCGTCTTGCCATAGCACCGGCAATTTGTCTTACCAATATCTCAACACCTTCAGGAGTTTCTATAATAACAGTAGAACGTTCATTATCTGTACTTGCCTTTGGCAACCAAGCCTTCATAAACTTACCATCCTGATGACTTACATGTTTTACAGTTCCGTCAACAGGATACCAGTTGGCATGAACGTTTACAACACTCATAAAGATTGAAATCATTAAGCGCTTGTCGTGAAAATAGTCATTTTCATCAACCTCTTCCACAACCACAATCTTTCCGTCTGCAGGTGCTACTACAACACTAGTTGTATCTTCCCCAAATAAACGGATAGGGCAACGAAAGAAATTCACCATCAATCCATAAATAGCAATACTTACAACTGCTAATGGATAAAATAGTAATTTGCAATCAACATAGTAATAAACAAGGCTATTAATAACAAGAAAAAAAAGTAACCCTATTGCCAAAATATGAGTACCTTCTCTGTGAATTCTTATTTTCTTTAATTTTTTAAGTCGACCCATCAGTCCTTTTTAATGATTTTATGGCGCAAAAATAATCTTAATTTGATAAGCTACCAAGTAAATTATCATAGAAATAAATAAAAATGCTTCTTTTCTTATAAAAAACATTTATGTTGATAACTTTTAGTGAATTCATTTTTTTGAAAGTCGAAAGCTAAGTATCTTTGAAAACCATTTTATTTATGGTTGGGATTATTTTTTAAAATTTTTAGTTAATATGCAAGATTTTGTTCATTTACATGTTCACTCACAATATTCTATCCTCGATGGGCAAGCTTCCGTCAAAGCTTTAGTTGATAAAGCTATAGACAACGGAATGAAAGGAATTGCTTTAACCGACCATGGAAACATGTTTGGAGTAAAAGAGTTCTTCAATTATGTAAAGAAGAAAAACGGAGGTGCAAACGGCGAGATAAAAGATCTTAAAAAGAAAATTTCTCAGCTCGAATCAGGAGAACTTGCATCCGAAGATAAAGAAAACGAGATCAACAACTGCAAAAAACAATTAGAAGCCGCTAAGAAGAAATTATTTAAACCGATTATCGGCTGCGAAATGTATGTGGCAAAACGTACTCTTGATAAGAAAGAAGGCAAACAAGATCAAAGTGGGTATCACTTAATTGTACTTGCAAAGAACGAAAAAGGCTATCATAATCTGATAAAGTTGGTTTCTAAAGCATGGACTGATGGTTATTACTATCGTCCGCGTACTGACAGAACTGAATTAGAGAAATATCACGAAGGACTAATTGTATCTTCTGCTTGCCTAGGAGGTGAAGTTCCTCAGAAAATCAGAAAGCAGCAAATAGAGGACGCTGAAGAGGCTATCCGTTGGTACAAGAATCTTTTTGGCGACGACTTCTATCTGGAATTACAACGCCATAAAGCTACTGCGCCAAGGGCTAACCATGAAGCTTTTGCTCTTCAGTCAATGGTGAATCCTGAGATTATAAGACTTTCCCAAAAATATAATGTAAAGCTTATTTGTACAAACGACGTACACTTTGTGGACGAAGAAAATGCGGAAGCACACGACCGTTTGATTTGCCTCAGTACAGGTAAAGATCTGGATGATCCTAACCGTATGCTCTATTCCAAACAGGAATGGATGAAAACCAGGGAGGAGATGAATGAAGTCTTTGCTGATGTTCCGGAAGCTCTTTCCAATACAGTGGATATATGCAACCAGGTGGAATTCTATACTATCGACCACGGCCCTATCCTTCCTAACTTCCCAAAACCAGCAGGATTTGATAACGACGACGATTATCTGAAGTACCTCACTTACGAGGGGGCAAAGAAGCGTTGGGGAGAAATGAATGAGGAACAAAAGGAACGTGTGGATTTTGAGTTGGCTACAATTAAGCACATGG
Proteins encoded in this window:
- a CDS encoding 3-phosphoshikimate 1-carboxyvinyltransferase, with amino-acid sequence MRIQVSAPAQVCTDIQLPASKSISNRALIINALAKGAYKPENLSDCDDTNVMVKALSSQDETIDIMAAGTAMRFLTAFLSVTDGTRVITGTERMQQRPIEILVNALKMLGAEIKYERSNGFPPLRISGKPLEGGAISLKGNVSSQYISALLMIAPILKNGLRMTLTGDIISKPYINLTLQLMKDFGAEAEWLYDNCIEVLPKPYTSVPFTVESDWSAASYWYQMAALAPQAEIQLNGLFADSYQGDSKVAELFTELGVETIFNSKGALLRKTGVCCEQMEYNFINEPDLTQTFAVTCAVMGIPFRFSGLHTLKIKETDRIAALIIELGKLGYVLKETGKATLYWDGERQSVPATPAIKTYEDHRMAMAFAPACLRIPSITICDPQVVSKSYPHYWEDLTKAGFSIQQED
- the pyrH gene encoding UMP kinase, encoding MVKYKRILLKLSGESLMGEKQYGIDETRLGEYAQQIKEIHELGVQIGIVIGGGNIFRGLTGASKGFDRVKGDQMGMLATVINSLALSSALGSVGVKSRVLTAVRMEPIGEFYNKWKAIETLEAGEVAIFSAGTGNPFFTTDTGSSLRGIEIEADVMLKGTRVDGIYTADPEKDKTATKFKEITYDEIYTRGLKVMDLTATTMCKENNLPIVVFDMDTVGNLKKVIEGEDIGTLVHN
- a CDS encoding tetratricopeptide repeat protein, which gives rise to MRINFTILISFFLLFSKSLSAQTVEQIMPNISHALAEQHWNEASNLFHIAVDKDLYKSEKFFLDSISLNCPARAEMLYQLGFYCKHTRNYEKAYVYYKELLQLKPNDVSYLVPCAELEVVLGKEDDALKSYEKILALDNNNLAANIYIGNYYFFTADKEKRTLDKEFKKVETPTRMQYANYRNELARLVTTEYEKAKAHLEKVISQFPSSEAKKTLDKIHSVELESNK
- a CDS encoding biotin--[acetyl-CoA-carboxylase] ligase; this translates as MKYNIIRLEETRSTNVYLRDLFSNQAVPEFTTVVTEYQSAGRGQMGNSWESEQGKNLLFSVLLKPDFVQAREQFLISQITSLAIKESLDRFAPGFSIKWPNDIYWNKQKICGMLIENDIAGMMLYHSILGIGININQDVFVSNAPNPISLKTITGDIQDKEEILTDILHRLSAYYELLRKGEAEKICSRYFNSLFRKEGFHRYADKNGEFSAKITRIAPGGVLILSTVSGEERAYLFKEVRFIL
- a CDS encoding MmcQ/YjbR family DNA-binding protein; this translates as MDIELAREYCLQKKGVTEDFPFDETTLVIRVMNKMFVLMDLETPDKITMKCDPEYAIELRERYSGIEGAYHFNKKYWNQVMFDGSVGDSLIKQLIDHSYEEVIKKFTRKLRAEYDALP
- a CDS encoding YraN family protein — translated: MAEHNILGKSGEEEAIRYLVTHGYAIRHQNWRRGHKEIDIVAEKDNELIIVEVKTRKNRLFAEPHDAVTPMKIRRTVSAADAYLRFFQVDLPVRFDIITVVGEAGSFAIEHIEEAFYPPIW
- a CDS encoding nucleoside deaminase, whose product is MLDDTYFMKQALVEAKKAFDRGEIPVGAIVVSKERIIARAHNLTETLNDVTAHAEMQAITAAANVLGGKYLNECTIYVTVEPCVMCAGAIAWAQTAKLVFGAEDEKRGYQKYAPDALHPKTVVVKGILKEECATLMKSFFQKRR
- a CDS encoding DUF4834 family protein, encoding MGAIFSLFFFIIIIVLVFGLSIISGILRLLFGFGRKSHTRSYNFGGGDQTSNTHSDTSSGAASDSKSKHKKIFDKDDGEYVEFEELKEDK
- the pssA gene encoding CDP-diacylglycerol--serine O-phosphatidyltransferase, whose translation is MANSITRHIPNSVTCLNLFSGCIAAVMAFEAEYEMAMLFIVLSAVFDFFDGFLARSLHAYSKIGKELDSLADDVSFGVAPSLIIFSLFKEMHYPSFLVSVEDYFPYLAFAISVFSALRLAKFNVDERQTSSFIGLPVPANALFWGSLVVGAHSFLVSDSFNAIYLFALVAIFSYLLVSEIPMFSLKFKNLSWKDNKVSFIFLLVCIPLLIFLGIAGFAAVIVWYILLSVITGKKK
- a CDS encoding phosphatidylserine decarboxylase family protein — encoded protein: MGRLKKLKKIRIHREGTHILAIGLLFFLVINSLVYYYVDCKLLFYPLAVVSIAIYGLMVNFFRCPIRLFGEDTTSVVVAPADGKIVVVEEVDENDYFHDKRLMISIFMSVVNVHANWYPVDGTVKHVSHQDGKFMKAWLPKASTDNERSTVIIETPEGVEILVRQIAGAMARRIVTYAEAGEECYIDEHMGFIKFGSRVDVYLPLGTEVLVKMGQLTVGNQTILAKLK